The sequence below is a genomic window from Piliocolobus tephrosceles isolate RC106 chromosome 8, ASM277652v3, whole genome shotgun sequence.
GAGGCTGAGAATGGAGCTGGAAAGCAGGAGGGCATGGGTGAGGAGAGAGCAggagggcaggggttgggggagcaggagggcagggaggagggggagcaGAAGAGGGGTGAGAAGGAGAGCAGAGGTCGGGGGGACAGAAGGGCAGGGGGGAGGAGAGCaagagggcaggggtggggggggcAGGAGGGCGGGGTGAGGGGGGGGCATGGGGGGCTGCGATGAGGAGGGCAGCCTGTCTCCCATGTGTGACTGTGGCCACTTCCGGTGTGCCCTGGTGTCGGCTCTGTGGAGGAGTGGGCACTGGCTTTGGAACACCTCCCTCCCAGTGCCTCCTAAAGGGCAGCAGAAAGAGGCCTGCCAGGCAGGGGCAGCAGGGGCcacctttcttcttccttcttggcCCCCGCCCTGTGCTGCCGGGGCAAGTCCCCAGGCCCAGGCGCTGAGAGGCTTTGCTTACTGCTGCAGGTGGAGGCCCAGTGCTGGAGGGAGAGGGGGGTTCCCCACACGCCTCTCCAGCCCTCCTGCTGCCCATGGCCCAGGCCCAAGCCTGTGCCGGTCATTGCGGCCTCACCCAGCTGGCAGGGACAGCTGTGTGTGATGCTGCTGGAGATGCCAGATGCACGTGCCCTGCGACGACGGCTGGTGGGGCCGCGGGAGGGGGACAGccaatcatggtgaaaggggaCATTTTCATTGGGTCCTCCTGGTTCGTGTCCTGCGTACTCAGGGGCACTGTGCAGAGAGCTGCCCTTTGTCTGCCGGAGACAATGCAGGCAGGGGAGACAGGTTTAGGGCTCTGACGTGGGGCACAGGGACTCCGAGCTGAGGGATGTCAGGGCGGCTCTGTGCATCTGAGGCCTTTGCTCTTGCTTTGCGGGTCTGTTCATGTCcaaagcactttaggaggctgcaGGGATCAATACCCAATATACCCAATAAACTGGAATTGTTTACACGTGACCTACATTTTGGACGGTTTATCAATAAACGTGTGAACAACTGTTATTAAACGTGTATGAAAGTTGGGCAGGGGAGGGGACTAGCCTATGAGGCGTTCAATCTGGGTTTTAGCCCAGAGCCCTTGGccgagcctcagcttcccacactGTGCAGGGGGTTTTGAGAGGACACATCCCCAGCTTGCAGCTGTGTGCCCCGAGCATGTGtgcccctgccctgggccagctGCGCCTCGGGAGCAGTCTCCATCCTCTCCTACCTCTGTGCGGCAGCGTGGGCCGAAGCCCAGCACATCCGGCAGCTTCCCGTGGACGGGACCTGGCAGGCTGTGCTGGTGTCCAGAGGAGGGCGTTTAAAAGGTTAGAgcccggccaggcgcggtggctcacgcctgtaatcccagcactttgggaggctgaggcgggtggatcacctgaggtcaggagttcaagaccatcctggcccacatggggaaaccccatctctactaaacgtacaaatattagttgggtgtggcagtgtgcacctgtaatttcacctcttcgggaggctgagatgggaggatcgcttgaacctgggaggcggagattgaagtgagccgagattgtgccactgtactccagcctgggcaacagaccgagactctgtctccaaaagaaaaaaaaaaaaccgctagagacctttattttcctttccatccAGTCAATTCCAGAAGAAACCCAGCTCCGAGCCACACGGTGCCCCCAGGTGAGGACGGTTTGTGGCTGTTCAACAGCCACGTCTCCTGCCCAGGGGCTGCCCTGGGCTCCCGCTACACCGTGTCCACCTCGCGGAGCGTGTAGTCCAGGATGGTGTCCTGACCCTGGAACTTGAAGTACCCGTGGAATTTCTTCTTCTGAAGCAGGAGTGGAAACCAGTAGCTGTCGTCAGGCCACATGTCCTTGAAGGGGATCTGGTCCAGCTGGAACCAGCAAGGGCGCATTTCTGTACCGAGAGGGGAGGAGGGCCACTGATGTGCAACCCAGACTTCATGCTTAAAAACATGGTTTTccggctgggcgtggcggctcacgcctggaatcccagcactgtgggaggccgaggtgggcagatcacgaggtcaggagatcgagaccagcctggccaacacggtgaaaccctgtctctactaaaaatacaaaaaattagccaggtgtggtggcgggcgcctgtagtcccagctacttgggagactgaggcaggagaatggcgtgaacccgggaggcagagtttgcagtgagccgagatggcgccactgcactccagcctgggcggcagagcgagactccggcttaacaacaacaacatgtttttttgtagagatggggtctcattatattgcccagactggtcttgaactcctgggcttaagcgatccttctgcctcggccccccagtgctgggattccaggtgtgagtcCTGGCGTCTGGCCAGCCCAAACTTACACTGACTCTGAGGAGTTCACCGAGGGATCGTGAGGAACCTGACGATCGTTtatatttaatcctcatgaccaTGTTTCTCATTTTAGGGTATGAAAATGGGCGCAGAGCAGGGGCGGGTACACTGCTGGAGCCTCAGTGCAGAGACCACAGCTCATGGGCCCCAAGCTGGCTCTGTGGGGTGGAGGGGGACGCAGGCTGCCCGCTGCCTGGCACTCAGAGATGGTTTGGGCTGATGGCCTTTCTCCCAGACAGGAGATGGGACCCACATAGTGGGGAGGGGGAGCAGGCCCCGTGAGACTCACCGTCGCTCTCCATGGGGGTCCCCTGGACGCTGTCTGTGCAGAAGACATGCATGTCCATGAGCTCAGGCTCGCCCACGAACTCAAACACGATCTGGCCCACCTTGTGCAGGGCGTCCACCGTCAGACCGCTCTCCTCCTGCAGCTCCCTGCGGGCAGAggtggatgggggagggagggcggCCGTTAGGGCATGGCACCATGCCCACACGATggcagggaggaggagctgggcaTCTACACACAGCCCAGGGAGCCACCAGGGTGGATGGGAGACCCAGGAGGATGTCACCCAGAATGCATTAGCTGGGCCTGACCTGGCTGAGCTTCAGAATCAGCTTGAACTGTGAAGACACTGAGTTTGGTTGAGCGGCTCTGGGGAGGGGCCCGGAGGTGGTGTGGAACCGCTGGTGGGAGGAACATAGTTCTTGCCCGTGCCGTATGTGTACCAGTGACAGCCTAGGCCCAGTGGAGTCAGCCACTTGTCCACGGTTTTGAGACCTGAGGGTGGCAGGGTGGGGACCAACCCCACTTCCTTCATTCTCGGTTACTTGCTTTTCCACGGCTGAGCATCAGAGCCCACGTAGCGGTAGTTATGACCGCCGGGGCCCTGGGACACTGGTTCCGGGAACCCGGGCTCTGTACTCTGGGCCTGTCTACCCAAAGAAATGTCTTTGCAGCCTGGTGCCCCTTCTCTGAGAACACAGGATGAAACCACAGGCTTCTATGATCTCTTCCCTGAAGGAGGAGCTCTGGTTTTGACTCTGGCCCCCAGGCTGACCACACGGGACACGTGGCCTGGGCCTCTTCCTGCATGTTCTCAGGACATGCTCCCCGCAGCTGTGCCTGGAGGAGGTGTAAGGGGCTGACTTCACCACGGAGTGCTCAAGTGCTGCCCTGCCTGGGAGCAAGCCCTTCCGTGCTTCCCGCACCCAGAGCCAGAAGGCTTCCCCGAAGTCATCTAATGCTGTTgctaacttaaaaattatatatttgttgtAGACAACCAGGAAACAAAACGCCATAAACTCATCACCCAGGAATGCTACCATTTCAGTGTTTTTCCTTTGGCTTTCTCCTCTGTTCACCTCttagaaaatgcaaacattaacTCTTAAtaccttaaagttaaaaaataaaaatgcaaacaggTTGGGTACagggtggcccatgcctgtaatcccagcactttgggaggccagggtgggaggatcacttgagcccaggagtttgagaccagcctgggcaacatggcaaaatcctgtttctagagaaagaacaaaaattagccaggcatggtggcgctcgcctctagtcccagctactcaggagactgaggtgggaggaatgcttcaGCCCAGgacttggaggctgcagtgaggtgtgatcactgcactgcattccagcctgggcaaccgagctagaccctgtctaaaacaaaGGCAAATGTTATACACACTTTATACCGTGGGCTTTCCACACAAGAAAGGAGTGCGTGACATTCTACACCTTAAGGCATCCAGCCGGCTTCTCAACTCCTATTTGGTACGgaagaataaaatgtttcaaCTTCGGGTTACGGTGGAAACCCGTGTTGGGCACAGCAGTGCTGCTGACCTCCTGTTCTGAGCGTTTGCTTGCTGTGCTCCGTAGGGTTCTTGCTCAGTCCCTCAGCAGACACTTCCCGAAGACCCACTCCGTGCTGGGACCCTGGGGATACATGGGCTGCAGCCGCTGGGTACCTTAGTCTGCTTCTcttaccatgcccggctaatttttttttttttttagagacagggtcttgctatgttgcccagtctggtcctgaactcctgggctcaagtgagccttctgctttggcctcccagcgtgctgggatttcaggtgtgagccaccatgcctggcccaagtaAATGGTCGGATTTAAGTGATGCCTCCGCAGCTTAAACTGCAGGGACTAGAGAGGAAGCAGACGGGAATCAGCATTTATTCATGGAGATGGCTAATGAAAGTTGGACTTGAGCTAAAAAATTAACGTATGCTTCTACTTGTGGGGTACGAATGGCTCCCCAATTAGATGCAACAGAGGTGTTCGATGGGGCCTCGCCCGCCTCTTGGCGGCCGGCTGTTGCTCGTCTTCAGAAGAGTCACCTCCCAATGGAATGCTGTGACTGATTTTAGTTAATCTTCCCCAGCACACGGCAGCGTAGGAAGCATTAAGAATCCTCCGGGAGACAGAGCTGAAGCTCCATTTCCCAGGCGGGGAGCGCCAGGCAGGCGAAGACGCTGCTTCAGTTCTGCCCAAGTGTCTGCTCTATCCATGGCACTCGGTTCCTCACACGGCAGACGGGGAACAGGATGAGAAATTACATGAAACAAACACAGGGTGGTGAGGCCTCTGTGGCGTGGGGAGGTGGGAGTGGCAGGTTCCGGCGGGCCTGCTTCCCATCGCTGCTCCTGCGTCCCTGGCCTCGCTGGTCTTTGGGGATCAGGGATGCTGTCTAGAAAGGTTGGCTCACACTGTGCACCTAAAGCCCAAATCTGTACACCCCCACGATTCAGTACTCTCCACATGCCTGTCCCCTGCCCCGCAGAGGAGGGTCTGAGTCCAGCCCTCTGGACTGGGGCTAGGCGCTCAGGCCTGCCCCCTGCAGGTGAGCGGGGAGGGCGCCTAAACCGGCTCTTGGCCTGGGAGTTAGGGCCCGTCCTGGGGTCCTCCTGATAGAATAGGACGGAGTATTGCGTGGATAAAGTAGGGACCAGCCTCCCTGGAGGCTGGGCTGCCGAGGCTCCTCCCTGCCACCCCCTCCTGAACAGCAAGGGCCTGGGGTTGCCCCAGGAGCAAATCCGTTCAGACTGGCAGGTACTGCAGCCCAGGGCCATGCTGGTGGCTTGTGGCTGATGGTACTTCATCTCCTGGCGCGAGGCTGTTTCCTGCTGGGCTCCCCTAAGCCCCAGCCTGTGTGGCTCCAGCATCCCCGTTCCTCACACCTGCAGGTGCTCCCCAACGAgggattgtttcttttctttttctttttttttttttttgagatggagtctcgctctgtcgcccaggctggagtgctgtggccggatctcagctcactgcaagctccgNNNNNNNNNNNNNNNNNNNNNNNNNNNNNNNNNNNNNNNNNNNNNNNNNNNNNNNNNNNNNNNNNNNNNNNNNNNNNNNNNNNNNNNNNNNNNNNNNNNNtgagacggagtctcgctctgtcgcccaggctggagtgctgtggccggatctcagctcactgcaagctccgcctcccgggtttacgccattctcctgcctcagcctcccgagtagctgggactacaggcgccgccacctcgcccggctaatttttgtattttagtagagacagggtttcaccgtgttagccaggatggtctcgatctcctgacctcgtgatccgcccgtctcggcctcccaaagtgctgggattacaggcttgagccactgcgcccggccctcctaatgtttcttttctttatgacagggtctcggccgggcacggtggctcacgcctgtaatcacagcactttgggaagccgaggcgggtggatcccgtgaggtcaggcgttcaagaccagcctggccaacatggtgaatcccccatctccactaaaaatacacaaaacaattagccgggcatggtggtgggtgcctgtaatcccagctacttgggaggctgaggcaggagaatcacttgaacctgggaggtggaggttgcagtgagctgagatggcgctaaaataaaaattatggccgggcgcggtggctcaagcctgtaatcccagcactttgggaggccgagaagggcggatcacgaggtcaggagattgagaccatcctggctaacatggtgaaactccgtctctactaaaaaatacaaaaaactagctgggcgaggtggcgggtgcctgtagtcccagctacttgggagactgaggcaggagaatagtgtgaacccgggaggcggagtttgcagtgagccgagatccggccactgcactccagcctgggcgacagagcgagactccgtctcaaaaaaaaaaaaagatatccacaCGGCCCGCAGACTCACAAAGGATATCCATGAGGCCGGCAGACTCACAAAGAAGGATATCAACGTGGCCCGCAGACACTGTGAAGGTGCTCCCCTTCCGCAGTCCTGAGGGCACGCAGAACCTCCGCAAGCTCACCATCCCTACCAACATGGCtaagatgaaaaagagaaagtacCAAGTGTGGTTGAGCATTTGTTTGAATTAGCGAAACATCTGTGAAAAGATGCTTGGCAATCTCTGCCGAAGCTGAACCTCTACAGTTTTCCTCCAAGGTAACTGTCCACAGGAAAGGGTGCACACGGGCACCGAGAGGCATGTCAGGACCGTTCCTGGCAGTCGCTTGCAACAGCTCCCAAGGGTAAGCCCTGCACGCACACCTGCAGCAGAGCTGGGGGCCTGCTGCAGAGAGGGTGAGCCTGCAGCAAAGTGGGTGAGCTGCAGCACGGGCCTCTGCAGGGCATTACCCAGCAGCTGGAAGAGCCACCGCTGTGGCACATGTGATGctgaaaagaagccagacaagGGCGCAGCCTCTAGGATCTCACACCATATTTTGGAACAGGCCAAAGTCATTAGCTGTGCCGGAAGTCAGGGTGGAGGGCGGGGTCCCACGGTCCACTTCTTTTTCTTGATCTACATGTTGGTTAAACAGGTGGacctgccaggtgcggtggctcacacctgtaattccagcactttgggaggcagaggcagctggatcacttgaggtcagtttgagaccagcctggacaacacggtgaaactcggtctctaccaaaaaataaaaaaaatagccagatgtggtggtgcacgcctgtagccccagctactcaggagactcaggcaggagaatcgcttgaaccgggaggtggaggctgcagtgagcagggatcatgccactgcactccagcctgggcaacagagcaagactccatctcaaaaaaagaaacaggtggccgggcgcggtggctcatgcctgtaatcccagcactttgagaggctgcagcgggtggatcacaaggtcagaagattgacaccatcctagccaacatggtgaaaccctgtctctactaaaaatacaaaaattagccgggcatggtggtgggcgcctgtagtcccagcttctcaggaagctgaggcaggagaatcgcttgaacccgggaggcggaggttgcagtgagccaagaccgtgccacttcactccagcctgggtgacagagtgagactccatctcaaaaaaaaaaaaaaaaacaggtggaTCCACTTCCACTTCTTAAAAACCCACTGTGCAATTTTCTCTATGTGCATGACACTTCAATAAAAGTGCAAGTTACGCTGGGcttacagtgactcatgcctgtaatcccagtgctttgggaggctgagatgggaggatcgcttgacgccaggaatttgacaccagcctgggcaacgtggcaaaaccctgtctctactgaaaataaaaaaaattagccaggtgtggtggtgtgcactggtagtcttagctacttgagaagatggcttgagctcaggaggtcgaggcagccgtgagctatgactgtgtcaccgcactctatcctgggcagtCCTGATCTTATAGAATGATTCTGGAGAAAGACTGACAGGAAGTGAATCATTACATATGATTAGAAAGGGTGAGAGTGccatgaaggaaagatacaggaTGAGATGTGTTGAGAACGACGGGTGGGGAAGGCACTTTCTTAGCTGTGAAACCTGccaggggatggggtggggggtcAACCGGATGAAGAGCAAGGTGGGCAAAAGCTTGGGATGTCCCAGGAGCAGAGGGTCGGGAGGGAGGGGGCAAGGCAAGCCCGTGGGGGGCTCAGTGGCTGACACAGGAGGGCGGCTGTTAAGGGTTTAATGTGTGAgtatgcatctgtgtgtgttGCGGGTTGGGGGAGACCCAGATGCAGTCTGGGAAGGGCCACCTGGCAGCTGTGTGGAATGGGGACTGCAGAGGAGAGGGTGGAGGCCATGAGGGCCAGCCCGGCTANNNNNNNNNNCAAGCCGCCGCCGTACTCAGCACTGAGGGTCTGGAGTGCTGGTCCCTCTGTTTGTGTAATATTTACAG
It includes:
- the NUDT1 gene encoding 7,8-dihydro-8-oxoguanine triphosphatase produces the protein MGASRLYTLVLVLQPQRVLLGMKKRGFGAGRWNGFGGKVQEGETIEDGARRELQEESGLTVDALHKVGQIVFEFVGEPELMDMHVFCTDSVQGTPMESDEMRPCWFQLDQIPFKDMWPDDSYWFPLLLQKKKFHGYFKFQGQDTILDYTLREVDTV